TACCGCCATCTTCAGAGCCCCCATCCGCCTGCGGCTGCGCGATGGCCAGGGGCGGCGTGAACGCCCGGGCCACGTTGCCCCAGGAGGTGAGCTTCAGGTTGTCGCCCTGCGTGCTGCTGCTCATGCCGTCAATCGCGGCGAAGAGGCCCTCCGGGAAGGCCTTCCCCAGCGAGCCCGAATACGCCACCAGGCCGCGCGACTGCTCCACGGCGTCGGTGCCCCCGTCCTGCGGCACCACCCGGAAGGCGCCCACCCGCCCCAGCGTGCGCCGGTCGAAGACCACGAAGGCGTTCGCGTTCGGATCCGACGCCACGATGTAGCCGTCCGTCGAAGACGTCTCGTACAGCGCGAGCCGCCCCACCGAGGACAGGCCGCCATCCGCGATCGCCACCACCTGCGTTCCCGCGACGCCGGCGTCCGCGGCCGCGGCATAGCGGTAGAGGCCCTGCCCCTGCTGCGCCACGTAGACGGCGCCCTGGCTGCGGTCCACCACGAGCCCCATCACCAGGCCGGCCGGGATGTCCCGCAGGGGGGTCGCCGTGACGCCCCCGTCCGTGGGCGTGAGCGCGAACTGCCGCAGGCCTCCCGACGCGAGCCCCCCGAAGGCCTGGAACGACCCGTCCGCGCCGCGGGTCATGCGCACCGTGCCATAGCTCACCCCCACGTCCAGCGGGGCCGTCGTGGGCGACAGGCGGGTGAGCCC
This region of Corallococcus silvisoli genomic DNA includes:
- a CDS encoding myxosortase-dependent phytase-like phosphatase, with the translated sequence MRNPSLPALTALFVSAAAGAQTTPVQVPYTVQTQPGARSGGGTVYDVALWVNPVNPGASRLITADVNNGLFTYALDGGELQSVTEGTSASVDVVSGFPGVAGTSQSLVLSANPTLTGLVPYVMDATADAGLTRLSPTTAPLDVGVSYGTVRMTRGADGSFQAFGGLASGGLRQFALTPTDGGVTATPLRDIPAGLVMGLVVDRSQGAVYVAQQGQGLYRYAAAADAGVAGTQVVAIADGGLSSVGRLALYETSSTDGYIVASDPNANAFVVFDRRTLGRVGAFRVVPQDGGTDAVEQSRGLVAYSGSLGKAFPEGLFAAIDGMSSSTQGDNLKLTSWGNVARAFTPPLAIAQPQADGGSEDGGTDGGPRDGGGGVVVLPGDDNPIGGGGAVSDDSGCGCTSAPVSSVAMLGLLGMALRGRRRHG